In Scomber japonicus isolate fScoJap1 chromosome 20, fScoJap1.pri, whole genome shotgun sequence, the genomic window AAAACTGTGCATCTTTGATTATTATACacactatctgtctatctgttaACAGCATACTGAACTGCTCCACTATATTGTGATACAGATCTGCAGTTTACACTTCTTTACACTTCTTGTGCTGTCACAGCCTTTACGAGCAACAACATGAGTGAATCAGCAGAGGCTTTGGCAGCTAACCTCACAAGCCGAAGAAATGTCACCATCGAGATCACCAACCTCACCAATAACTACTGCCTGATTGACCCCAAGTAAGTGCAACGCTAAAATGACAAGTGATAGTGTATGGCTGAATGAGTGCATGTTTTAATTCCTTGGCATGGACAGAttggtttttaaaaaggtgcagcttaacaaaatattttttttttgcttttactttCATTCCTatctgtttctgctgtgttttttttcaaataaaaggGTTTTCTTGGAGAGTGGATGCTGCCATAGTCCACCCCAGCCCACCGTGCGCCCACTCAAAACCGAGGTGTGCAACTTCACCAAGACCAGCGCCAAAGCATGCGGCGCAGTTGGCGTTATGACCTACGACCTCTTTGAGAGGAAAAGCAACTCTGCTAAAGAGACAGTAGCAATAATGTTCTCTGTGCCCTACGACTATAACATGTACAAGAACTGGTTTGCCGTGGGGATCTATGACCAGGGCAAAGAGTGCAATGAGAGTCTGTACAAAGAGATGTATTACAACAAAGAGCAGAAGGGTTTCATTCGAGAGGAGGCCCATGGCAGCGGGATCACGTATGAGGGCAAGCAGCTTGACATCAAGGCCACCATGTCCCCGATGGGCAAGGCCATTATGAAGGTGGAGCTGTGGGACAAGCTTTTCGCTCCCATAACACAATGCCCTTACTGAGCTGTTAATAGCAGATTCATCTTTGTCAACATAATCCTGTTTAACACACCGGTGTGTAGTGTTgatatgtttctctctctgtacaaTTGTGCCTTTGTGCCATCTGTTCATTGAATAAATCCTTAACAAGTCTGATAAGTGTGTCTTAGTgatcattacaaaaaataaatgtcttgGCAAAGCTTCAGAACAGTTGAGATCTAAATGAATTGCCTGCAGCAGTATATTAATTTCTATTCTTGATTTGAaccacaaatatattttctactCACTTTCTACTTGTTTACACTCCACAACCAGTGCCTTATTCAAATTATTGcaatagcaaataaaataaagtgaggtttctgttttttatatGAATCTAAATATAGCTTATTGACAAGTGAATCATAAGATAAAAGAAATTCGTATATAAAAGATATTACTAGACAGTGAGGTCTGCCGTTTCTCTGAAGAAGCAACAAGGACACCACCTAGTGGTCAAAAGTATTTGGTGCATGTATGGCTGAAAATCTGCAGCTGATCGATTTTCTAAGACTAACCAGATTCACTCTACTCGAACATCTGTTTCTTCTCTATCTATGTTGATGTTGAGATTCATAGAtcattttttctgtgtgtgactAAGCTGAGACACTTTTCTCTGCAAGTCTGTGTTGCTTCTCCACAGTGCTGTCTGTCTGATGTAGGTCAACTGTAGGTTTCTCCTCTTTAGAAAAAACCCCTGCATCAGTCAtttctttaaacatttaaaggaatagtttaacattttggaaAGCAAACAAATGCATTTGTTGCCAAAACTTAGATAAGATGATCAACAGTACCCTTATACCTGTACATTAAATATGACGCTACAGTTAACATCGTAGCACCACAACTCCtcatttttacacttatttGCGGTTTTTGTAAAGATTTGACAAACAACATACTACATTTTAGTAAGTGAGCTTTTGcacaggctagctgtttccacctgttttttttaatgctaagctaaccatctaCTTGCCCCACCATCTTATTTACAAACAAATATGTAATATAActccccaaaatgtcaaactattccttttttTGACTGTTGCTGTCAGGTGCAAAGTAAAGTAGGAAGAAAGGGTTTGTGTGGAAAGCTGTGGCAGCGCATGACTTTGCcaaaggaaaaaataatgtCATGCGTTGATCAATGAAGTCAGTTATGTTAAAttcacaacaacaataaatgtaTATCCTGAatcttttgctttcttttacCACTGGAGTACCGCCTTTTTTCAAACTTCGTTTTGAGGAAACACATTGCTGAACTTTTTTTGAAGACAGAACTTCCAACAGGAAGTAAGCACCGTAGAAGTGCACCTGTTTCCTCTGATGAGGTATTTGTCTGTTCTTTTAATCGCAACCACAATCTTTCTCAGTCTTAAATGGGACATATCGTGCACATATCCAGGCCTATATTTTCATTCTGGGGCTCTTCTAGAATATCTTTactttacaattaaaaaaaaccctcctcatTTATCTTATTCTGGCTTTTTCTGCACattctcagttcagcctctgtcttaaACAAGCCATTTTAGCTGCTGCGGATTTATTACCCCCCCTCCAAATgtttctttactcaaaatgtcaacttattgtatacatctgtacatgttagAGCCGAAATCTGAtctaaaatatgagagtggacaatGTGCCAAACCCATGGAACAACCTAAGTCACAAAAAAAGTATGTAGAGGTAACTCTGTAAATGGCAAACTTTGCTTTACTTTAGAGCAGGATGAAGTCCTGACTGTTGATATCTAAAgatgttcacctcaagttttgggaCTTGACCATGGACATAATAACAGTACATAAATGAAagacaatcacaaaaaagtatgTTAGTATTACCATAAccacaatgtttttttcaatattaaaCATGTAGCTTTGTGCCTGTGTTTTGTAAAGCACAGACGAGCAATGTCGTTGATTGGAAGGCAATTAGAAATTACGTATATTTTAGTGTTAGGTTTAATTTTGAtactttgtatttttatttcgaCTGAATCAAATGAAATTAGCATTAACACCATTTAACAACTGTGACAAAACACCTGTGCAGAATCAGTCCAATCCAGAGCACTGCTCATAAAAAACACTGACAACAGTGTTGAACCTGTCCTTCAGATACATCTCAAGTGTTGCCAGTGGCATTTGCCTCACATCATATCCCCTAAACTGTTTCTTTGCGGTCTGGTTAACAGGCACAATCTCCTCAGTGCTGTTGCGGTCGTTGCGGCCAATTGCTGCATATGTGGGAAAGGCATCCTTCAGTTGTTCTGGAAGACTGTTGTTGTACTTTGGGCAGCAGTAAGCTGACCAAAGGTACTCAGGCACAGCCACACGATGATTTTTGAGCCAGTGATCGTCTTCCTGGTAAGGGATGATGCCGGTCACTATGTAAGCCTCTCCAAGACAGTAGGCCTCTAAGGTTTTGCTGACAATCTGCTCCAGGATTTCCCAAGGCCCGTCATTAGACCCTACCTTCTGAGGAACCACATTTGTGAGGGTGAAGGTGGAATAGCGGTCCTCACGGGTGTGATGGTGAAGACTGGGATTCAAGTGGCCGCGAGAGAAGGTAGAGTTAATGTAGTCTGGCTCCACTCCCTGGCTTTCTACCACGTTCTGGTCCAGAGGGCCCGGAGGGAAGGGGATCATGTTGCCATCAGCTCCTGGGTAAGTTAACTGTTCATTGGAGAGTAGAAGAAAACATTAATCCAGGTTTAAAGttaattacatgttttacagaCTTAGTGCTTCATTATTTCATCATAACAAGAATAACTTAATAATAGCTTAAGAGTGTCACATGCTAACGTCACATGCTAGTGCTAACAAACtgatgtgtaaaatgttaagaaagttcaccatcttagttgttagcatgctaacatttgctaatttgCACTTAATATGAAGTACAACATTACATGAAAAGTCAGTCACCCAAGTCATTTGTACACCACTTGGaaaacataaatgtctgtacaaaGCGGAAGATATTGAGCTATTATATTGGATAAGAGATAACTTTGGCTCGACGAAAAAATTGGCGCTTACCAAAGGGCCATGCACAATTctaggtctatatttatattttacatatctTATACTATCTTTATGCAGCCCCACAGTCTAACccttctgtctgaaacaggtaatttcagctcctgtctctttaagggcCCCCTTCCAATGAACCCCTCTATCCTGATTAGTTAGCTTCAGGAAGCTGTGTCACGGCCAACTTCCGATCAGGAGGCGCCAtaaacaaaccatgaaacaaagGCAGTCGGATGGTTTCACTACTTTTTCTTGATCTTGTTCAAATACATCCACAGATGTTTGAGCCAGATtctgatctgaaatatgagagtggacaacacaaacaacctGTGGAAAAACCTTTGCAAGAACCTTAACAACCAACGCTAGGGAATGGATGGCCCTTTGTGGGCATGTGTgaagtacaaaaaacaaagcattcaGAACAAGTTGAAGCCCTGGCTcttgacttgcagggagcatttctacatGAATATTTAACCTCAGGCTTTTTTAACTTTGACCATGTGGAACATAGATATCCACCATCGTACAACAGTCTTACGGTAGTTTGTGAAACAGTCACAAAATGTAATCTATAGATATGTTTAGCCATccaaccaacccccccccctccccacacacacacacacctctaaaCATGGAAATATGTACCTTATATAGACATCATAGATGGTGCCTATCACTCAAACATGCTGTAGGCATGAAATATACAGGTATCTCCAATTCAAATGCATTAGTTTGAAAgtcatgttgactgtttaaGTCCATGTACATGAATCAATTGATTAAATTTTGTGACTATTTCATGAACTCCTGTGGGACTGGATTGCAtcacaaatgtataaaaaaataactgaaaaccaGAAAATccataatatgtcccctttaatgaGACTGTATCCATTAATTGTTGAAATGTTTCCGTCCAGGCACAGCTAGCATAGAAATCTCAACCCTCTAGAAAATTTTAACTGTGCACCAATGAAGTGAAATTTGTTGATTTTTCTCCACatgtatttattacatattaaCTGCCAGGGATATAATTCTAGTGGAAACAAAAATAatctattttattataattcattaattaattattttggtAAAAACCATCAACACTGAGTATCAGAAGCAGAAAAGTATTAGAAGCATTCTTCAAAACTGTTTAATGTATGACATGATTAAAACCCCTTATTCccagaaaaaaaccccatccAGCACAGACTACAACCTTATAGAGGCTGTTGTAGCAGCTTATTAATGCTCATGGGTTTAACAATCATATATGGGTGTAATTTGTCATTGTCCTCATGCATTTCGGTGACAGGCTGCTGGCTAAATATAAAAGCATTGTTTGCACTATATACTGCTGACACACCATATATACACAAGACACTTTTCCTGTACTGGGGCccatttcctcattttcttgTTATTTACTGAAAGCACCACTGATGTGCTTACCACAGTGTGAAATGTTACAAAACTAAAGCTTTTCTCAGCGTCTGCAAAAACAGTccaattatatatatttttggagggtaatttatataaaaataatttaacaatTCAGTGAAGTTAGACCTCCCACTTTTAAACTAACTAAAGTGAGGCTGACTTTAAATAAAGTCATGTTTCATAATTCATTCACAATCATTCAGACtacataatatttttaaaatatcctCACCTGTGGCTCAAACTTCCATGATGCTGTAGGCCTCTTTCCTCCTGGTACAGCATACACGTAGGCTGAGAACCACGGAGAGCGGCGTGGTCGACTGTACAACGTGGCAAAGCGATATTGGTTGCAATAACGCTGGCAGATTGGGGTCCCTGCTAAGCCTTTAGGAGGCCAATTCCTGTAGAAGAACTGCAGACATGAAGTGAAATCCACAACATCAGCTGTACACAGACACCATCCTGCAGTAAATGCCAAAAAAGCCACAGCAtagaaatgtgacattttgatAAGTGACTGTAAGAGGTGAAATCCAGCAGTCGAGTGTTATTCCTTCAGACTCAAACTGAGTGAACTCCAGTGGTGCATGAATCAATTGATATTGGTTCCTTTTTTTATAAAAGCAGAAGCAGTGTCAATTTACAGGAAACAAATGCACTAAATGTGCTTGCTATTATCGTCACTCTTCAGTAACTTTCAATTCAAACCTGACTATGTAACTTTCCAAAGACTAATTTAACAACTCTTACACAGAGCTGCAACCATTAGTCATTTATGTAAAATTGCattgcaactattttgataattaatgcTTCACATCAAAAGGacataaaaagaacataaaaacattaatgtaatataagatgtaaaataaaacCCTCTTGATAACATAAATAGAAATACAATGAGAATACAAGACATAGAATATGTGCTTCAGTGAGGTAATTTGAGACTTAAGTGGCCTAGAACTCAGAAAGTGTTTCTCCTTGTGTACACAATCCATAAATCGTATCTGAAGCCATAAGCAAACAGAACTTATCATTCCCAACAAACACAGACTCACCATTGGTCTTGATTAACTGAAATAAGCCTCTTTCAGCTTACCCCAGAATGTATTTCCAACCTCACTGTGGGTCTTATCTGTATTGAGTGCGACCTGGAGCGGCCCTGGAAAAACATCCACATGCTGCTGtgggtgttaaaaacacaaactactTTTTACCCAAATGTAACAACCACTGTAACATAAGATGAAGGGAAAGAACTaatttgataataataataatgctaatttcataaaaacaattataaaaCCCACACATAAAATAGAGTGCATCCGCATTTCCTCTGTCTTCATGATGATACAGAAAACTTTTGGGAAGATATAGTgttactgcagtgtgtgtgtgtgtgcatgtcccTCTGCATTCCTGTGTGTATGCAGTAAAGAGAGAGGGGCTGGGCTCTGAAGGAAAATtgttttccctctcctccccctcaaACCACTCGTACTCATACGTTTATCTGAAGTCCGTTTGCTATCCCATGTTCCACTCTCCCTCCCCCACTACCCTTTCTTTCTTATGTAACACATTAATCGGGTGGGGAGTATGAGTCCTCTTGCCTGCAAAAGCTGTACTTCACTTCTCCAGAGAGAGCTCAAAGTGCATTTCTCTGCTGTTTCTGGAATTTATGGTGAGTTAAAACACTTTTCCTTCTTCTACAATACATAAACCAACTCTGTTAGATTCTATTACTGAAATGATGAGACAAACTTGTGCAGGACTCTAAATAACTTATTGTAATTCTTGCAAGTAGCTCATTTACAGGCATGACAACATGGTGTTTTTGACAATAAACATGCAGGGAGGAAAGTAAGCGCTTGAGGGCATGttcttctgctgtgtgttgacTCTGCTCAATGCAGCAGATGAGATTAGAGACCATAGTTACACCAGGCTTTAGTAAGTACACGCATTCATGTGGACTTTCATTTGTTAAAGCAACATTTCAGGGTTTGTTTTGAGAGGAGGCACTCTGGGTATGCATCTGTAAATCCTAACCACAGGTCTGAAATTTGCAGATGAAAGGTTTTAGGAGAATTTCTGCAGAATGtgacaaactttttttaaattgaagtccttgtttgttgtgtttctttattacatcaaattattaaatttgattttgaGACCTATTGTGGTGGTCATGCTGGAAAAATCCACACAGGCCTGGAGCCAAGATTCTAGAAATTCAGGGGTCATGGCTCAAAGTCCCCCATCAAAACATCACCCCATGGCCAGGCATAAAAAgctctgtaaaatgtaaaaaaatattttatacagtttttCAATTCATTTAATTGCTCAAATATATTTAGTGTGAATATTTTCTCCTCACAAAAATCCTTCTCTTTAGCCTATCTCCTATCTCCTATCTCTCATTAGCCTGAAGCttatgggtgtgtttgtgttgtgcaCTTAAATAACTCTTGGCTCTGATTGCTGGGCAATTGTTTTCTCACATGATAGTTTATTTCCCAAGATAAGTGTTTCTAAGCACTGTTTTTCTTATTCAAATTAGGTTCACTCATTAAAGTGCTATTGTTGAGATTGGGAAGCTGTCTCCATCCCTTTAGTTTGAAGTACTTTTATGCAGTTGAATGTGCTGTGAATCAAAATGAGCCTCCCGTGTGCCAGAGAAAATTTTTCATTATAGGTGAACTCAACCAAAGTGTGTTTCCAGGTATTGGGGAGCATTACTGCATATGtgtaaaagaaatgttgcagcagcagcagcagctccaggcAACATTAGCCACTACAAACATAACGCACTCAAATTCATATGGACAAATAATCAAGTAAAGTTGAATTGTGGATAATGCAGGtttttgacaaaaaaagagtgcattgaataaaatttaaaaaacacaatatctctggttctgtttcattcattttgataattaaaaaaaaacattgtgagTCTGACAATACTAAATTAGTGAAGTACGCTTTTAAACTGAACCTTTCTGAACTTCCCTATGTTGTTCCTTTCTTGGAATTCTGTGTACACATGATTTACTGCACATTTGTCTGTCCTATGTTTgctatccactttgctgctgtaacactgtatctatcttatcttatctttcaTATCTCCCATATGTGAGTGCTTAAGTCCCTAATTAATTCCCCAACAAATATTGGACCTCAGTGCCCTCATACCTACAGCTTTAGGTCCAACTCAGTATTTGTTGTGGCAGGTTGTGATTCCTATCAGGTTGAATAACTTTGCCAGTAGGAGGGAACTTAATAGAAATAATTAACATCAACCATGAAGTAAGGGCTCATAATAATTAGGGTAGAGACTAAATTTCACTGTGTCAAATAAAGTACCTTTACCTTTATTTTACCCTAAACTAACTATGTATTGTTCTTTCCTTAGAGTTTACCCATGGGGAACATCCCAGGAGTTTCTCTACTGCTTCTGGTGGTGAGTGTGTTCCTCTTGGCAAGTCCTGGCGTCCAGGGTGGAAAGATCCTGGTGTTTCCTGTGGATGGCAGCCACTGGGTCAATATGAACTTGCTGATCAAGAGCCTCCACGCCAGAGGTCATGAGATCACTGTGGTCCGCTCAGCGACTAGCTGGTATGTCAAAGAAAACGCGCCACATTATCACTCCATCACTGTCACCCTACCAGAGGCCATCAGCATAGAGGACCAGGACTTCTTTGTCAAATTCCTGGAGAAGATGCTGGCGATCCAAAAAGAGGGGGCATCTTTTATTGGCTTTCTGCAATTCTACTGGGAAATGCTTTCTGCACTGTCAAAAATGCACCAACAATCCAGCATGTTGGCGGTAGAAATGTTTGAGAACAAGACTTTAATGCGGAGTCTTCGTGATTCTCAGTTTGACGTGGTTCTTTTGGACCCTGGATTGCCTGTGGGGGTTTTGGTGGCCCATGAACTTCAGCTGCCAACTGTTTATAACGTGAGATGGATCACCAGTGGAGAAGGCCATTTTGTGGCAGCTCCATCTCCAATATCCTATGTTCCAACTTCTGGAAATGCTGCGACTGATAAAATGACCTTTAGGCAAAGGGTTAACAACATAATCCACTATCTTTTGAACGTGTGCTTTGATAGATGTGTTGTTTGCCCTATCTATGATAAATTGGTAGACAAGTACTTTGGTCCAGATGTGGACTTTTATCACCTCTTACAAGGAGCAGACATATGGCTGATGAGGGTGGACTTTGTCTTTGAATTTCCCAGGCCCACCATGCCGAACATTGTCTACATTGGTGGATTTCAGTGTAAGCCCTCTGAACCTTTATCATCAGAGCTGGAGGAGTTTGTCCAAAGTTCAGGAGAGCATGGATTCATCCTAATGTCTTTAGGTACCCTGGTGAAAGGCCTACCTGTAGACATTACTTCAGAAATCGCTGCTGCGTTTGCCCAAATTCCACAAAAGGTCATATGGAGATATGTAGGCGAGCGCCCCGACAATGTGGGGAACAACACCCTACTTGTGAAGTGGATGCCCCAGAATGATCTTTTGGGTCACCCAAAGATCAAAGCTTTTGTGGCTCATGGTGGCACTAATGGGATCTATGAGTCAATTTACCATGGAGTGCCAATAATTGGCATTCCCCTTCTGTTTGACCAGTTTGAGAATATTTTGAGATTGGAAGCACGGGGAGCTGCTAATATGGTGGATGCAACAAAACTCACCCGCCAGAACTTTCTGGAAGCAATACAAGAAGTTCTTCACAATCCATCATACAGAGCTAACATGAAGCGCCTCTCTGCTCTTCATCGGGATAAGCCAATGCATCCTTTGGACACTGCCCTCTACTGGATTGAGTTTGTTATGAGGCACAAAGGGGCTTCACATTTATGCACTGAGTCTTATAAGATGTCATGGTATACCTATCATTCTGTGGAtgttatatgttttttgttAGCAGTCATATTGATGCTGACAGCCATCGTAGTGGGATCGATACGGTTTGTGTGCTGTCGCCTGTGCAGGAGGAGTAAAACAAAGCAGGAGTAGTTACTGGCTTGTCATACGAGATGAGTCTttaataaaatgtcatcatcTCAAAAGATAAGGCAGGTTATATTcttatgtgtattttttctgaTTGTCAACAAATACCATGAAAAGATCTACAAATCTTCGGCcttacttacaagtattgtgtgtgtatcccaaACCTGGTATATCTTATTCTCTTGTGCCATAAACATcaattgttgtccaaaaactataaaaaacaaattaatgaaCCACACCGCTGCAGTGGGTGATATGctccttcattaccatgaacacacacttgaCTCAATCCACCAAATGTGTCCACAACAAATGCaatatttcctcctgtttgagtaaaaTTAGCTGTGCCCAgatgttttaaaagaaagagcctttaaaaacatgaaactatatatttgtgacctttttaaacatttacatttacagtaggAAACATTGGGCCTGGGTAGAGTCATCATAAAGTACTGACAGATGCACTGGTACATTGTtggtttttatattttcatggcACTGGAATACACCTTCTGTTGCTAT contains:
- the LOC128381214 gene encoding UDP-glucuronosyltransferase 1-2-like, which produces MSLPMGNIPGVSLLLLVVSVFLLASPGVQGGKILVFPVDGSHWVNMNLLIKSLHARGHEITVVRSATSWYVKENAPHYHSITVTLPEAISIEDQDFFVKFLEKMLAIQKEGASFIGFLQFYWEMLSALSKMHQQSSMLAVEMFENKTLMRSLRDSQFDVVLLDPGLPVGVLVAHELQLPTVYNVRWITSGEGHFVAAPSPISYVPTSGNAATDKMTFRQRVNNIIHYLLNVCFDRCVVCPIYDKLVDKYFGPDVDFYHLLQGADIWLMRVDFVFEFPRPTMPNIVYIGGFQCKPSEPLSSELEEFVQSSGEHGFILMSLGTLVKGLPVDITSEIAAAFAQIPQKVIWRYVGERPDNVGNNTLLVKWMPQNDLLGHPKIKAFVAHGGTNGIYESIYHGVPIIGIPLLFDQFENILRLEARGAANMVDATKLTRQNFLEAIQEVLHNPSYRANMKRLSALHRDKPMHPLDTALYWIEFVMRHKGASHLCTESYKMSWYTYHSVDVICFLLAVILMLTAIVVGSIRFVCCRLCRRSKTKQE
- the LOC128381215 gene encoding endonuclease domain-containing 1 protein-like, with the protein product MSHFYAVAFLAFTAGWCLCTADVVDFTSCLQFFYRNWPPKGLAGTPICQRYCNQYRFATLYSRPRRSPWFSAYVYAVPGGKRPTASWKFEPQLTYPGADGNMIPFPPGPLDQNVVESQGVEPDYINSTFSRGHLNPSLHHHTREDRYSTFTLTNVVPQKVGSNDGPWEILEQIVSKTLEAYCLGEAYIVTGIIPYQEDDHWLKNHRVAVPEYLWSAYCCPKYNNSLPEQLKDAFPTYAAIGRNDRNSTEEIVPVNQTAKKQFRGYDVRQMPLATLEMYLKDRFNTVVSVFYEQCSGLD
- the LOC128381670 gene encoding DELTA-stichotoxin-Hmg2b-like; the encoded protein is MSESAEALAANLTSRRNVTIEITNLTNNYCLIDPKVFLESGCCHSPPQPTVRPLKTEVCNFTKTSAKACGAVGVMTYDLFERKSNSAKETVAIMFSVPYDYNMYKNWFAVGIYDQGKECNESLYKEMYYNKEQKGFIREEAHGSGITYEGKQLDIKATMSPMGKAIMKVELWDKLFAPITQCPY